The Candidatus Poribacteria bacterium genome includes a window with the following:
- a CDS encoding PQQ-binding-like beta-propeller repeat protein has translation MKYILRNTLTLLLGVFILVGSLSAENWHQWRGPNNDGISHETDVPIQWSQTENVKWRLPLPGEAASTPVIWEDKIFLTSAEGNALVLMCISTEGEELWKQTVGHGNRSVRGGEGNSAAPSPVTDGEHVWAFLGTGDLVCYDFDGNQVWHTNLAERYGSFNLYFVMSTTPLVDKDRLYIHLIHSNAWLVLALDKMTGKEIWKHKRESDATDECEQAYTSPILYRDAEREYLVVHGADYVTAHSLEDGSEIWRCGGLNPVMGYNPSLRFVASPVATEGLIVVPSAKNGPVLGIDPAAKGDITDSKWQLWKLRQGTPDVPSPVIQDGLVYLCRERGDLICLDAETGEQLYRERTHRHRHRASPVYANGHIYLTSRDGIVNVVKTGRAFEIVASNSLGEVIAASPAISNGVLYLRSYQALYAIGKK, from the coding sequence ATGAAATATATACTAAGAAATACACTAACACTGCTACTTGGGGTGTTTATCCTTGTGGGGTCTTTGTCTGCTGAAAATTGGCACCAGTGGCGCGGCCCAAACAACGACGGCATCAGCCACGAGACCGATGTACCTATCCAGTGGAGTCAAACTGAAAATGTTAAGTGGCGTTTACCGCTCCCCGGTGAGGCTGCCTCTACCCCTGTTATCTGGGAAGACAAGATTTTTCTCACTTCGGCTGAGGGGAATGCCCTCGTTCTGATGTGCATTAGCACTGAGGGTGAAGAACTTTGGAAACAGACTGTAGGGCATGGTAACCGAAGCGTCCGCGGCGGTGAAGGCAATTCTGCTGCACCCTCGCCAGTAACTGATGGGGAGCATGTCTGGGCATTCCTTGGAACTGGGGACCTTGTCTGCTACGATTTCGATGGAAATCAGGTCTGGCATACCAATCTCGCTGAGCGTTACGGTAGCTTCAACCTCTATTTCGTTATGTCTACGACACCGCTGGTTGACAAGGACCGACTTTACATTCACCTCATCCATAGTAATGCATGGCTTGTGCTGGCTCTCGACAAAATGACGGGCAAAGAGATTTGGAAACATAAGCGCGAAAGTGATGCGACCGATGAATGTGAACAGGCTTATACCTCTCCGATTCTCTATCGCGATGCGGAACGTGAATACCTTGTTGTCCACGGTGCGGATTATGTCACTGCCCACAGTCTTGAAGATGGTAGCGAAATCTGGCGATGTGGCGGTTTGAATCCGGTGATGGGGTATAATCCGTCCCTTCGGTTCGTCGCTTCTCCGGTTGCGACAGAGGGGCTTATCGTCGTTCCGTCGGCGAAAAACGGACCTGTTTTGGGCATTGATCCCGCTGCAAAAGGCGATATAACTGATAGCAAATGGCAACTTTGGAAACTTCGACAGGGGACACCGGATGTTCCCTCCCCGGTTATTCAGGATGGCTTGGTTTATCTCTGTCGAGAGCGGGGTGATCTGATATGTCTTGATGCCGAGACTGGAGAACAACTCTATCGCGAGCGGACGCATCGACACCGACATCGTGCCTCGCCTGTGTATGCGAACGGACACATCTATCTAACGTCTCGTGACGGCATTGTCAACGTTGTAAAAACGGGACGTGCGTTTGAAATCGTCGCCAGCAATTCGTTAGGGGAGGTCATCGCTGCATCTCCTGCTATCTCAAACGGGGTACTCTATTTGCGCAGCTACCAAGCACTCTATGCGATCGGCAAGAAATGA